In one Candidatus Hydrogenedentota bacterium genomic region, the following are encoded:
- a CDS encoding divergent polysaccharide deacetylase family protein produces MCSRSGPRALLLCLLCALPGAGSAQNLTAETGALAERFTEMLQNQGLSGGGVRREGMAPRVEPDAQWGFFRFDVSTAGVEDWGALRAALVGELARARVTVVETHDPAAGYPLLRLFLGRRLFAEALFSPALPENGGENGEDGRNGAPPPPAPDYDACGLIIEVARKALLGAGVPESALTPVAPGKPPRFEAVLPEKPSLAEVTPVLESAVGFYGFYLEPWRAGPHRTVIRVSQGYDACLEIICVTPEAFAPQPAEEERPLLLPSEPPAEPVPPLVPHAPPAPPQGPALLAIILDDGGWGGHVTRRVLALDKHLTLAILPHTPFCEQTAREGAALGFEVMLHMPMETGGGKWPHEGLLKTDMDRETIQRLTREALAQVPGAAGVNNHTGTLFTTDAERLGWFMEVLKGEGLYFVDSRTNSRSVAHAVAVEQGLRALSRDVFLDNNSEPDYIRGQLDILVARAVARGRAVGIGHFRRNTVTVLEEALPGLEARGVKLVPLSELLP; encoded by the coding sequence ATGTGTAGCCGGTCCGGCCCGCGCGCCCTGCTGCTGTGCCTTCTTTGCGCCTTACCCGGCGCCGGTTCGGCGCAAAATCTCACGGCGGAGACGGGCGCCCTGGCGGAACGCTTCACGGAGATGCTGCAAAACCAGGGGCTTTCCGGGGGGGGCGTCCGCCGTGAAGGGATGGCGCCGCGCGTTGAGCCGGACGCGCAATGGGGTTTTTTCCGCTTTGACGTGTCCACCGCCGGGGTGGAGGACTGGGGCGCGCTGCGCGCCGCGCTGGTGGGGGAACTGGCCCGGGCGCGGGTGACGGTGGTGGAGACCCATGACCCGGCGGCGGGGTACCCGCTGTTGCGGCTGTTTCTTGGCAGGCGGCTTTTCGCCGAGGCCTTGTTCTCCCCCGCCCTGCCGGAAAACGGGGGGGAGAACGGGGAGGACGGGCGCAACGGGGCGCCGCCGCCGCCCGCGCCCGACTATGACGCCTGCGGGCTGATCATCGAGGTGGCCCGCAAGGCGCTGCTTGGGGCGGGGGTTCCGGAATCCGCCCTGACACCGGTGGCGCCGGGCAAGCCGCCGCGCTTTGAGGCCGTGCTGCCGGAAAAACCGTCCCTTGCGGAGGTGACCCCGGTGCTGGAGTCCGCGGTGGGATTCTACGGGTTTTATCTGGAGCCGTGGCGTGCGGGGCCGCACCGCACGGTCATCCGCGTCAGCCAGGGGTACGACGCCTGCCTGGAAATCATCTGCGTCACGCCGGAGGCCTTCGCCCCGCAGCCCGCGGAGGAGGAGCGCCCCCTGCTCCTTCCCTCGGAGCCGCCCGCGGAGCCCGTTCCGCCGTTGGTGCCTCACGCACCGCCCGCCCCCCCCCAGGGCCCGGCGCTGCTGGCGATTATTCTGGACGACGGCGGCTGGGGCGGCCATGTGACGCGGCGCGTGCTGGCGCTGGACAAACATCTCACCCTGGCCATCCTGCCGCACACACCCTTCTGCGAACAGACGGCGCGTGAGGGGGCGGCGCTCGGCTTCGAGGTGATGCTGCACATGCCGATGGAGACGGGCGGGGGAAAATGGCCCCACGAGGGCCTGCTGAAGACGGACATGGACCGCGAGACCATCCAGCGGCTGACCCGCGAGGCGCTCGCGCAGGTTCCGGGCGCGGCCGGGGTGAACAATCACACGGGCACATTGTTTACGACCGACGCGGAGCGCCTGGGCTGGTTCATGGAGGTGCTCAAGGGGGAGGGCTTATACTTTGTGGACAGCCGGACGAACTCCCGGTCCGTGGCGCATGCCGTGGCCGTGGAGCAGGGACTGCGCGCCCTGAGCCGGGACGTGTTTCTGGACAACAACAGCGAGCCGGACTACATCCGGGGACAACTGGACATATTGGTCGCGCGCGCCGTGGCGCGCGGTCGGGCCGTGGGCATCGGGCATTTCCGCCGCAACACCGTGACGGTGCTGGAGGAGGCGCTGCCCGGACTGGAGGCGCGGGGCGTCAAGCTGGTGCCCCTCTCGGAGCTGCTGCCATGA
- a CDS encoding nitronate monooxygenase — translation MAIKTRITEMLGIEHPILQGGMQWLAKAELVSAVSNAGGLGFITAVSFCTADELRQEIRKTRDMTDRPFGVNVSMLPAMMPGDLTGAYMDVVCEEGIPVIETAGRNPEPYVAKLKSAGVKLIHKVPAVRFAKKAESIGVDAVTVVGFECGGHPGMDDVPSLIVLPKAAQALNIPVIAAGGFCDGRSLVAALALGAEAVLMGTRFMAAKESPMHDNFKQWMVEAQETDTMVVERSIRNAARIMKNEAALTVARMEAEGATLQELLPVIAGRVGRDAYLSGDINLGTIACGQVVGRIHDVPSVRDIIDGVIAEAEAVLAGLNGRFGG, via the coding sequence ATGGCCATCAAGACGCGCATCACGGAAATGCTGGGCATCGAGCACCCCATCCTGCAGGGGGGCATGCAGTGGCTGGCGAAGGCGGAGCTGGTGTCCGCGGTGTCCAACGCGGGCGGTCTGGGCTTCATCACGGCGGTCTCCTTCTGCACGGCGGACGAGCTGCGCCAGGAAATCCGGAAGACCCGCGACATGACGGACAGGCCCTTCGGGGTGAACGTGTCCATGCTGCCCGCAATGATGCCGGGCGACCTCACGGGCGCCTACATGGACGTGGTCTGCGAGGAGGGCATCCCCGTGATCGAGACGGCTGGGCGCAACCCCGAGCCGTATGTGGCCAAACTCAAGTCCGCCGGGGTGAAACTGATCCACAAGGTGCCCGCCGTGCGCTTTGCCAAGAAGGCGGAGAGCATCGGCGTGGACGCCGTGACCGTGGTGGGCTTCGAGTGCGGCGGGCATCCGGGCATGGACGACGTGCCGTCGCTGATCGTGCTGCCCAAGGCGGCCCAGGCGCTGAACATCCCCGTGATTGCGGCGGGCGGCTTCTGCGACGGGCGCAGCCTGGTGGCCGCGCTGGCCCTGGGCGCGGAGGCCGTGCTGATGGGCACGCGGTTCATGGCGGCGAAGGAAAGCCCCATGCACGACAATTTCAAACAGTGGATGGTGGAGGCGCAGGAGACGGACACGATGGTGGTGGAGCGGTCCATCCGCAACGCGGCCCGCATCATGAAGAACGAGGCGGCGCTGACGGTGGCCCGCATGGAGGCCGAGGGCGCCACCCTGCAGGAACTGCTGCCGGTCATCGCGGGCCGGGTCGGCCGCGACGCCTACCTCAGCGGGGACATCAACCTGGGCACCATCGCCTGCGGCCAGGTGGTCGGGCGCATCCACGACGTCCCGTCCGTCCGGGACATCATTGACGGCGTCATCGCCGAGGCAGAGGCCGTGCTGGCGGGACTGAACGGCCGCTTCGGGGGGTGA
- a CDS encoding N-acetylmuramoyl-L-alanine amidase, giving the protein MPHSSLKHARGARLALICLILAACLGASGQDAPATFSGNLGGERVTLSAAVHDVGGVAYVSLNRLVDQLGGGMTLMTGQGEISLDGASAVAVVNDAAVRTATKQFTLQHPVLAGDNALFIAASDAEAFFREGFGVAVTRTTAAAPPVELSPSTPADALLEEDPAALLAPLPDPAPAPAAVEPLTPVDPALTEEAPPLEPVTAPESAAEAPASATVAPESLRGPVLALALDAGHGGSDAGTTAQGGVLEKEVTLALAQRVAEKFKERSKIPVSLTRDGDRAMTAGERAASGGVKPGALLVSLHAGAPAAPEGAGVLLLHAPVTGRGGDPDALAGRAQSFAEGLAGKLNGAEGGAKAAVRAAPLRLQTAAGVPCVLAECGTLSTAEGAAALADAARRDALADGIAAALAELLNEHNARP; this is encoded by the coding sequence TTGCCCCACTCCAGCCTGAAACACGCGCGCGGCGCGCGCCTAGCCCTTATCTGCCTGATCCTCGCGGCATGCCTGGGGGCGTCCGGACAGGACGCCCCGGCGACCTTTTCCGGCAACCTCGGCGGGGAGCGGGTGACCCTCTCCGCCGCCGTGCATGATGTGGGGGGCGTGGCCTATGTCTCGCTGAACCGCCTGGTGGACCAGCTCGGCGGCGGCATGACGCTCATGACGGGCCAGGGCGAGATCAGCCTTGACGGGGCATCCGCCGTCGCCGTGGTGAACGACGCGGCGGTGCGCACGGCCACCAAACAGTTTACTCTTCAGCACCCGGTGCTGGCCGGCGACAACGCGCTGTTCATCGCCGCCTCGGACGCGGAGGCTTTTTTCCGGGAGGGGTTCGGCGTGGCGGTGACGCGGACTACGGCGGCGGCGCCGCCGGTGGAGCTTTCGCCGTCCACCCCCGCCGACGCCCTTTTGGAGGAGGACCCCGCCGCGCTGCTCGCGCCGCTTCCCGACCCGGCCCCGGCCCCGGCGGCGGTGGAGCCGCTGACGCCGGTTGATCCGGCATTGACCGAGGAGGCCCCGCCGCTGGAGCCGGTGACCGCGCCGGAGTCCGCCGCGGAAGCGCCCGCCTCCGCCACGGTCGCGCCGGAATCGCTCCGGGGTCCGGTGCTCGCGCTGGCGCTTGACGCCGGCCATGGCGGGTCGGACGCGGGAACCACGGCGCAGGGCGGGGTATTGGAGAAGGAAGTCACCCTGGCGCTGGCGCAGCGGGTGGCGGAAAAGTTCAAAGAACGGTCGAAAATTCCGGTGAGCCTTACCCGGGACGGGGACCGGGCCATGACGGCGGGCGAGCGGGCGGCGTCGGGCGGCGTGAAGCCGGGGGCGCTGCTGGTGAGCCTGCACGCGGGCGCGCCCGCCGCGCCGGAGGGCGCGGGGGTGCTGCTGCTGCACGCGCCGGTGACGGGGCGGGGCGGCGACCCGGACGCGCTGGCGGGCCGGGCGCAGTCGTTCGCGGAGGGTCTGGCCGGGAAATTGAACGGCGCGGAAGGCGGGGCGAAGGCTGCGGTGCGGGCGGCGCCCCTGCGTTTGCAGACGGCGGCGGGGGTGCCCTGCGTGCTCGCGGAGTGCGGCACGCTGTCCACGGCGGAGGGGGCGGCGGCGCTGGCGGACGCGGCGCGGCGCGACGCCCTTGCGGACGGGATTGCGGCGGCGCTGGCGGAACTGCTGAACGAACACAACGCGCGCCCCTGA
- the tsaD gene encoding tRNA (adenosine(37)-N6)-threonylcarbamoyltransferase complex transferase subunit TsaD codes for MSILLGIESSCDETGVAVVRDGREVLSNLVISQIDIHRLFGGVVPEIASRQHIKAIHPLVEAALAEAGLDWAPDGAPALDAVAATNGPGLMGSLLVGLGFAKALAYAWKKPFVPVHHIEGHLFSAFLGEKAPEFPFLALVVSGGHTQIIQCARPHQYEILATTRDDAVGESFDKVARLLDLPYPGGPSIQKAAEGGNPNAFDLPRAMLRKETLDFSYSGLKTAVLYALRECPDTNPADLAASFQAAAIDTLILKTRQAIEATGATRLVIAGGVAANRLLRERAMELPVEVFLPPFKYCVDNAAMIAAAGDSRLAHGFAGGGLDTPADPSLALCVPVG; via the coding sequence ATGAGCATACTATTGGGCATTGAGAGTTCATGCGACGAGACCGGCGTGGCCGTGGTGCGGGACGGGCGCGAGGTTCTTTCTAACCTGGTGATTTCCCAGATAGACATCCACCGGCTCTTCGGGGGCGTGGTGCCGGAAATCGCGTCGCGCCAACACATCAAGGCGATACACCCGCTGGTGGAGGCGGCGCTGGCGGAGGCCGGGCTGGACTGGGCGCCGGACGGCGCGCCCGCGCTGGACGCCGTGGCCGCGACGAACGGGCCGGGGCTGATGGGGTCGCTGCTGGTGGGGCTGGGCTTCGCCAAGGCGCTGGCCTATGCCTGGAAAAAGCCGTTTGTCCCGGTGCACCACATCGAGGGGCACCTGTTTTCCGCCTTCCTCGGGGAAAAGGCGCCGGAATTCCCCTTCCTGGCGCTGGTGGTCAGCGGGGGGCACACCCAGATTATCCAGTGCGCCCGGCCCCACCAGTATGAAATTCTCGCCACCACCCGCGACGACGCGGTGGGCGAGTCTTTCGACAAGGTGGCGCGCCTGCTGGACCTGCCCTACCCCGGCGGCCCCTCGATACAAAAGGCGGCGGAAGGCGGCAATCCAAACGCTTTCGACTTGCCGCGCGCCATGCTGCGGAAAGAGACCCTGGACTTCAGCTACAGCGGGCTGAAGACGGCGGTGCTGTACGCCCTGCGGGAGTGTCCGGACACGAACCCGGCGGACCTCGCGGCCAGTTTCCAGGCGGCGGCCATAGACACGCTGATCTTGAAGACCCGGCAGGCCATCGAGGCCACGGGCGCGACGCGGCTGGTCATCGCGGGCGGCGTGGCCGCCAACCGGCTGCTGCGCGAGCGTGCCATGGAATTGCCCGTCGAGGTGTTCCTGCCGCCGTTCAAGTACTGCGTGGACAACGCCGCCATGATTGCCGCCGCCGGCGACTCGCGGCTGGCGCATGGATTTGCGGGGGGGGGGCTGGACACCCCGGCGGACCCGTCGCTGGCGCTGTGCGTTCCCGTGGGCTGA
- a CDS encoding GerMN domain-containing protein: MNRNTKNRILVRLGLSLWALATLVLCVVAFALVKELAGSGRDPVATLAGSAGLSQPTAETAAPRAPSGTREIVVYFGAEGAAELVAEPVSIEPGARTVENCRRALEALIAGPKRPGLSPVLPLTAKLRGLYLLDDGELVADFSSELALAHTGTKSAAMETLMAQAVAATVTQEALRAQGDQTGVKRVLLLEGAPPPEQFPAHVDLSQPLQADPKWIRTAAG, translated from the coding sequence TTGAACCGGAACACGAAAAACCGAATACTCGTCCGGCTGGGCCTGTCGCTGTGGGCGCTGGCCACGCTGGTGCTCTGCGTGGTGGCCTTCGCGCTCGTCAAGGAGCTGGCCGGGTCGGGACGCGACCCCGTGGCCACCCTGGCGGGGTCTGCGGGGCTTTCGCAGCCCACGGCGGAGACGGCGGCGCCGCGCGCCCCGTCGGGCACCCGCGAGATAGTGGTCTACTTCGGCGCGGAGGGCGCCGCCGAACTGGTCGCCGAGCCTGTGTCCATCGAGCCGGGGGCGCGCACGGTGGAGAACTGCCGCCGCGCGCTGGAGGCGCTGATTGCGGGCCCGAAACGGCCCGGCCTTTCGCCGGTGCTTCCGCTGACGGCGAAACTGCGCGGGTTGTACCTGCTGGACGACGGGGAGCTGGTGGCGGACTTTTCGAGTGAGCTGGCCCTGGCGCACACGGGCACGAAAAGCGCGGCCATGGAGACGCTCATGGCGCAGGCGGTGGCGGCCACGGTGACGCAGGAGGCGCTGCGCGCGCAGGGGGACCAGACGGGGGTAAAGCGGGTGCTCCTTCTCGAGGGCGCGCCGCCGCCGGAGCAGTTCCCGGCGCATGTGGACCTGTCCCAGCCGCTTCAGGCGGACCCGAAATGGATTCGGACGGCGGCGGGATGA
- a CDS encoding glutamate racemase: MSGRRRTERAIGIFDSGVGGLTVLKKIALRLPGEHLCYLGDTARVPYGTKSADTVVRYARACAAHLEARGIKLLVVACNTASAYAMDALRAELAIPVIGVVEPGARAAVRRTRTRRVGVIGTAGTVGSGAYPRAIAALDPSVEVVSRACPLFVPLAEEGWTRGAVPETAARTYLGDLAEKGLDTLVLGCTHYPLLRTAIAAGVGKGVRLVDSAQETAKAVEEALDGARLRRAGTGPGVREYCVSDAPENFARIGARFLGHPLGRVEWVDV; encoded by the coding sequence ATGAGCGGACGGCGGCGGACAGAGCGTGCCATCGGCATCTTTGACTCGGGGGTCGGCGGGCTGACGGTGCTCAAGAAAATCGCCCTGCGGCTGCCCGGGGAGCACCTGTGCTACCTGGGCGACACGGCGCGGGTCCCCTACGGCACGAAATCGGCGGACACGGTGGTCCGCTACGCCCGCGCCTGCGCGGCGCATCTGGAGGCGCGGGGCATCAAGCTGCTCGTGGTGGCGTGCAACACGGCGTCGGCCTACGCCATGGACGCGCTCCGCGCGGAGCTGGCCATTCCGGTGATCGGGGTGGTGGAGCCGGGCGCGCGGGCCGCGGTGCGGCGCACGCGCACGCGGCGTGTGGGGGTTATCGGCACGGCGGGCACCGTGGGCAGCGGGGCCTACCCCCGCGCCATCGCCGCGCTGGACCCGTCGGTGGAGGTGGTTTCGCGGGCCTGCCCGCTTTTCGTGCCCCTGGCCGAGGAGGGCTGGACGCGCGGCGCGGTGCCGGAAACGGCGGCGCGGACTTATCTCGGCGACTTGGCGGAAAAGGGGCTGGACACGCTGGTGCTGGGCTGCACGCACTACCCGTTGCTGCGGACGGCCATCGCGGCGGGCGTGGGAAAGGGCGTGCGGCTGGTGGACAGCGCGCAGGAGACGGCGAAGGCGGTGGAGGAGGCGCTGGACGGGGCGCGGCTGCGGCGCGCGGGAACCGGTCCGGGGGTCCGCGAGTACTGCGTGAGCGACGCGCCGGAGAACTTCGCCCGAATCGGCGCGCGCTTCCTGGGGCACCCCCTGGGCCGGGTGGAGTGGGTGGATGTGTAG